From the Hymenobacter yonginensis genome, one window contains:
- a CDS encoding DUF721 domain-containing protein yields the protein MKKPSNSENSRRADIVSLKDSIQSLLKAYRLQGKLNEVTVVGSWEKVMGKAVALKTQEVYVSNGKLFVRLSSAPLKHELVMAKTRVMQLINDEVGEAVIKEVVFL from the coding sequence GTGAAAAAACCAAGCAACTCCGAAAACTCGCGTCGTGCCGATATCGTGTCCCTCAAAGACAGTATTCAGTCGTTGCTGAAGGCCTACCGGCTGCAGGGCAAGCTCAACGAGGTGACGGTAGTGGGCAGCTGGGAGAAAGTGATGGGCAAGGCCGTGGCGCTGAAAACCCAGGAGGTGTACGTGAGCAACGGCAAGCTTTTCGTGCGGCTTTCTTCCGCCCCGCTCAAGCATGAACTGGTGATGGCCAAGACCCGGGTGATGCAGCTCATCAACGACGAGGTAGGCGAGGCAGTCATCAAGGAAGTGGTATTCCTATAG